A stretch of Mucilaginibacter terrae DNA encodes these proteins:
- the coaE gene encoding dephospho-CoA kinase (Dephospho-CoA kinase (CoaE) performs the final step in coenzyme A biosynthesis.), which produces MLKIGITGNIGSGKTTISHMFELLGIPVFYSDDEAKNVMVNDAQLVKGIKKHFGNEAYFADGSLNRKHIGAIVFSNATQLTTLNSLVHPAVFRAFDAWVEQHPYAPYVMKEAAILFESGSYKDCDYTILITAPAPMRLQRVMQRDGITQAEAESRNAKQMPQEEKEKLTNIIIKNDNSELVIPQILLLHEQLIKQATA; this is translated from the coding sequence ATGCTCAAAATTGGTATAACCGGGAATATTGGCAGCGGCAAAACAACGATAAGCCATATGTTTGAATTACTGGGCATACCCGTTTTTTACTCAGATGATGAAGCTAAAAATGTGATGGTAAACGATGCTCAGCTTGTAAAGGGCATTAAAAAACATTTTGGCAACGAAGCTTATTTTGCCGATGGCTCGCTTAACCGCAAACACATTGGCGCCATCGTTTTTAGTAATGCTACCCAATTGACAACCCTTAACTCATTAGTACATCCGGCCGTTTTCAGGGCGTTTGATGCCTGGGTAGAACAACACCCTTACGCACCTTATGTAATGAAAGAAGCCGCCATTTTATTTGAAAGCGGCTCGTATAAAGATTGCGATTACACCATACTGATAACAGCCCCTGCCCCCATGCGCTTACAACGGGTTATGCAGCGCGATGGCATTACCCAGGCCGAAGCCGAAAGCCGCAATGCCAAACAAATGCCGCAGGAAGAAAAAGAAAAGCTAACCAATATTATAATTAAAAACGATAACTCAGAACTGGTTATCCCCCAAATACTGTTGCTGCATGAGCAACTCATCAAACAGGCAACAGCGTAA
- a CDS encoding exonuclease, translating into MILDDFVAFDANGLYCRYGDFYLDPKQSAEHAVISHAHGDHAVPGNHNVYCTAPTADFMKLRYAKNAGKNFNLYSYHQTFNIGGVNISFISAGHILGSAQVLMEYRGVTYLYTGDYKLQPNPTCQPLEFVKADVLITESTFANPNTIHPNPTEEIGKLNHIKTNILLGAYGLGKAQRIIRLINDHVPHKKVLVHFRIAPLNAIYEKHGINLGNYQLYNRKLMKNQDEYVYIVPPFTFDSYYRATGVTRLFASGWKNLQVNEKDTLYISDHADWNDVLQTVEQVAPQQLWTLHGDGSHLKKHFGDNLITQALV; encoded by the coding sequence ATGATTTTAGATGATTTTGTAGCATTTGATGCCAACGGATTGTATTGCCGATACGGTGATTTTTATTTAGATCCGAAGCAATCTGCAGAGCACGCCGTAATTAGCCACGCCCATGGCGACCACGCCGTACCCGGCAACCATAACGTTTACTGCACCGCCCCCACCGCCGATTTTATGAAACTGCGCTATGCAAAAAATGCGGGGAAGAACTTTAATCTTTATAGTTATCACCAAACTTTTAATATTGGCGGGGTAAACATCAGCTTTATTTCGGCGGGGCATATACTGGGGTCGGCACAGGTGCTGATGGAATACCGGGGGGTAACTTACCTGTATACCGGTGATTATAAACTGCAACCAAATCCTACCTGCCAACCATTGGAATTTGTAAAAGCAGATGTACTGATTACAGAAAGCACGTTTGCAAATCCAAATACCATCCACCCTAACCCTACCGAAGAAATAGGCAAGCTCAACCATATAAAAACTAACATTTTGTTAGGAGCTTACGGATTAGGCAAAGCGCAGCGCATAATCAGGCTCATAAATGATCATGTTCCTCATAAAAAAGTATTGGTACACTTCCGCATTGCACCGCTTAATGCTATTTACGAGAAACATGGCATAAACTTAGGCAATTACCAATTGTATAACCGTAAACTGATGAAAAATCAGGACGAGTATGTATACATTGTACCTCCCTTTACATTTGACAGCTATTACCGCGCTACGGGTGTAACCCGCCTTTTTGCTTCGGGATGGAAAAACCTGCAGGTGAACGAAAAAGACACTTTATACATATCAGACCATGCCGATTGGAACGATGTGCTGCAAACGGTGGAACAGGTTGCACCTCAGCAATTATGGACCTTGCACGGAGATGGCTCGCATTTAAAAAAACATTTTGGCGATA